Genomic segment of Streptococcus pneumoniae:
AAAAGAGTCAGTTTGAGAAATTCAAGGCTGTGTCAGATGATTTGTTGGGTCAAAATCTCTTTATTGGCTATGCCTTTTCAATCGTACAACCCTTGGTCATGATGATTGGCTATGGAACGATTTATCTGACTATTTGGCTAGTGGCTGGGATGGTGGAGGCTAATCCTGCTGTGACAGGCGCGATTGCTTCTTTTATCACGTATCTCAATCAAATCATTTTTACCATTATCATGATTGGTTTTATGGCAAATGGAGTGACACGCGCTATGGTGTCCATGAAACGGCTGAATGAGGTATTAAGCACGGAGCCTGCCATGACCTTTAAAGATGTAGCCGATGAAGAATTGGATGGAACCATTGAGTTTGACCATGTGAGCTTTACCTATCCCAATGATGAAGAGCCTATGCTCAAGGATATTAGTTTTTCTGTGCGGGCTGGGGAAATGGTCGGCGTGGTTGGTGCGACAGGTGCTGGGAAATCGACCTTAGCTCAGCTGATTCCTCGTTTGTTTGATCCACAAGAAGGAGAAATCCGTATTGGTGGAAAAGCGTTGAGAGAGCTAAGTGAGGGAACGCTTCGTAAAAATATTTCGATTGTTCTGCAAAAGGCGATTTTATTTAGTGGAACGATTGCGGAAAATTTGCGTCAAGGAAAAGCCAATGCGAGTCTGTCAGAGTTGGAACATGCGGCAGGCATTGCCCAAGCCAGCGAATTTATCAATCGAATGGATGACCGCTATGAAAGTTCTGTCGAAGAGCGTGGCAACAACTTCTCAGGTGGTCAAAAACAACGGATGTCCATCGCGCGTGGGGTTGTTAGCAATCCGAAAATCTTGATCTTGGATGATAGTACGTCTGCTCTTGACGCCAAGTCGGAGAAATTAGTTCAAGAGGCTTTAAACAAAGACTTAAAGGGAACGACCACAGTTATCATCGCTCAGAAAATCAGTTCTGTCGTTCATGCTGATAAAATCTTGGTCTTAGACCAAGGGCGTTTGATTGGCGAAGGAAAACACGCAGATTTGGTGGCAAATAATGCCGTTTACCGTGAAATCTATGAGACACAGAAAGGAAAGTCTAGTGGTAAAAAGTCAAGAAAAAGTTGAATAACTTTTAGTTAATTTTCTAGAAAAAAGGGTGCAGTAAAAACACCTAGTGAAAATCGCTTTTTTCACTAGCTTATCCAAGGACTTGTGCCGATAATCAATTATCTTCCATAAGCCTCCTTGGTGGCGTATAGAGTTGGCGGTTGCGTAGTAGCACATCCACCAGACGCACAAACTTTCTAGCAGTTAAGACGATGGCTCTTTTGTGTTGGTGTTTAGGCACTTCTTGATACTTCTTCTTGTAAAAGGCTTGATATTCGCTATCATGTCGTCTGACAGAGTTGGCGGCTTCAACTAAGTAATAACGGAGATAGCGGTTGCCTCGTTTCACAAGGTCAGTATTTGGAGAATGAGCGTTCCCAGATTGATTCTGTTTCCAGTTCAATCCCGCATATTTAGCGACTTGAGGATGG
This window contains:
- a CDS encoding ABC transporter ATP-binding protein, which translates into the protein MYFKTLWRYKWFVCASILMTSLMIASSLLQPLFLQDVMKALLANQREEIVRIGQWLLGIAVAGLVAGGVNVTLAAYIAQGVSSDLREQTFRKIQTFSYANVEQFNAGNLVVRMINDVNQVQNVTMMLFQVLLRMPILFIGSFIMAVTTLPALWWVIVVMVVLIFGTTGVMMGLMGPRFRIFQTLLDKMNSIAKENLRGVRVVKSFVQEKSQFEKFKAVSDDLLGQNLFIGYAFSIVQPLVMMIGYGTIYLTIWLVAGMVEANPAVTGAIASFITYLNQIIFTIIMIGFMANGVTRAMVSMKRLNEVLSTEPAMTFKDVADEELDGTIEFDHVSFTYPNDEEPMLKDISFSVRAGEMVGVVGATGAGKSTLAQLIPRLFDPQEGEIRIGGKALRELSEGTLRKNISIVLQKAILFSGTIAENLRQGKANASLSELEHAAGIAQASEFINRMDDRYESSVEERGNNFSGGQKQRMSIARGVVSNPKILILDDSTSALDAKSEKLVQEALNKDLKGTTTVIIAQKISSVVHADKILVLDQGRLIGEGKHADLVANNAVYREIYETQKGKSSGKKSRKS